The Pricia mediterranea genome includes a window with the following:
- a CDS encoding T9SS type A sorting domain-containing protein — MKHLYLVITLFCISVAYGQEAPAQGEIDGLKLYPNPVTDGRVFVSTKDYSPKQISIYDVLGTQVLKTSITGDALLVSELDAGVYVLRVYQNKRVATRKLIVK; from the coding sequence ATGAAGCACCTCTACCTCGTCATTACTTTGTTTTGTATCTCCGTGGCATATGGGCAAGAGGCCCCTGCCCAAGGCGAGATCGATGGGTTGAAACTCTACCCGAATCCCGTGACGGATGGCAGGGTATTTGTCAGCACCAAGGACTATTCCCCGAAACAAATCTCAATTTACGATGTCTTGGGTACGCAGGTACTCAAAACCAGTATCACGGGCGACGCACTGCTTGTCTCCGAGCTAGACGCCGGGGTGTACGTGCTGCGGGTCTACCAAAACAAAAGGGTGGCCACCAGAAAATTGATCGTAAAATAG
- a CDS encoding FKBP-type peptidyl-prolyl cis-trans isomerase has translation MSQVKKDDTVKVHYTGKLDDGQVFDSSVERGEPIKFTMGQGQLIPGFEQGIIDMKVNEKKTINIPKEEAYGEVRTDLVQEVPKSQLPADIEPKVGMGLTSQTQNGQEINLTVKDVKEDTIVVDGNHPLAGKDLTFDLEVVEIM, from the coding sequence ATGAGTCAAGTAAAGAAAGATGACACCGTAAAAGTGCATTACACTGGAAAACTGGATGACGGACAGGTATTCGATAGCTCCGTTGAACGCGGAGAACCCATTAAATTTACGATGGGCCAAGGTCAACTGATTCCCGGTTTTGAGCAAGGTATCATCGACATGAAGGTCAACGAAAAGAAAACGATTAATATCCCTAAAGAAGAGGCTTATGGTGAGGTTCGCACAGATTTAGTGCAGGAAGTGCCGAAAAGTCAATTGCCAGCGGATATTGAGCCAAAAGTCGGGATGGGACTGACCTCCCAGACCCAAAACGGGCAAGAGATCAATCTGACGGTCAAAGATGTGAAAGAGGATACCATTGTAGTGGATGGCAACCACCCTCTAGCGGGGAAGGACCTTACATTCGACCTGGAAGTGGTCGAGATAATGTAG
- a CDS encoding acyl transferase, producing the protein MGTGTIFDIRTAREFEAMALNVFRMQYSENLVYQEFCKHLNTKPEDVRELNHIPFLPIGFFKSKNIISIGKKYETVFTSSGTTGSRISKHLVSDIQMYEKSFREGFSYFYGGIDRYCVLALLPSYLERQGSSLIYMVDDFIKQSGHEKSGFYLDDLEGLNDQLTQLEAAGTKTLLIGVSFALLDLVERHPLKLQNTIVMETGGMKGRRKELIREELHQHLKSGFGVDEIHSEYGMTELLSQAYSPGDGRFFTPPWMQVMIRDTEDPMHYPPPGKTGGINVIDLANLDSCAFIATQDLGKLHPNGSFEILGRFDHSDIRGCNLMVL; encoded by the coding sequence ATGGGTACCGGTACTATTTTTGACATCCGTACGGCGAGAGAGTTCGAGGCCATGGCCCTCAACGTATTTAGAATGCAGTATTCCGAAAACCTCGTGTACCAAGAATTCTGTAAGCATTTAAATACAAAGCCGGAGGATGTACGGGAATTGAACCACATCCCCTTTTTACCTATCGGATTTTTTAAATCAAAGAACATCATATCCATAGGGAAAAAGTACGAGACCGTTTTCACCAGCAGCGGCACGACCGGAAGCCGGATCAGCAAGCATTTGGTCAGCGATATCCAGATGTACGAAAAGAGCTTTCGCGAAGGCTTCTCCTATTTTTACGGGGGTATCGATAGGTACTGCGTGTTGGCCCTTCTCCCCTCCTATCTCGAACGTCAGGGCTCTTCGCTGATTTATATGGTCGATGATTTCATTAAGCAGAGCGGACACGAAAAAAGCGGCTTCTACCTGGATGATTTAGAAGGATTAAATGACCAGCTTACGCAACTCGAGGCAGCCGGTACCAAAACGCTATTGATCGGGGTATCGTTCGCCTTGTTAGATCTAGTGGAAAGGCACCCCCTGAAATTGCAAAACACCATCGTTATGGAAACCGGCGGCATGAAAGGCCGTAGAAAGGAACTGATCCGCGAAGAACTGCACCAACATTTAAAATCCGGTTTCGGGGTCGACGAAATCCATTCTGAATACGGGATGACCGAATTATTGTCCCAAGCTTACTCCCCGGGGGACGGCCGCTTTTTTACCCCGCCCTGGATGCAGGTTATGATTCGCGACACCGAAGACCCTATGCACTATCCGCCCCCTGGAAAAACAGGAGGCATTAATGTGATAGACCTGGCCAATTTGGACTCCTGTGCCTTCATAGCCACACAAGATCTTGGCAAGCTTCATCCGAACGGAAGTTTTGAAATTTTAGGCCGCTTCGACCATTCTGATATCCGCGGTTGTAATTTGATGGTGTTGTAA
- a CDS encoding cupin domain-containing protein: MKSINLNEKHATFREHWHPHQIAVVDDMQVLLAKVQGAFVWHDHKNEDELFQVLKGTLYMQFRVRTETVREGEIIVVPKGVEHCPTTKNGEEVHLLLFEKLSTAHTGDVDHQLTQTRYPKI; encoded by the coding sequence ATGAAGTCCATCAATCTTAACGAAAAACACGCCACTTTTCGCGAACATTGGCATCCGCACCAGATAGCCGTAGTTGATGATATGCAAGTACTTTTGGCCAAGGTTCAAGGGGCGTTCGTTTGGCATGACCACAAGAACGAAGACGAGCTTTTTCAGGTCTTGAAGGGTACTTTGTACATGCAGTTCCGTGTTCGTACGGAAACAGTCCGCGAGGGCGAGATTATTGTCGTACCCAAAGGCGTCGAACATTGCCCAACGACCAAAAATGGTGAGGAAGTCCACCTTTTACTGTTCGAAAAACTGAGTACGGCACATACCGGCGATGTGGACCATCAGCTTACGCAAACACGCTACCCGAAAATTTAG
- a CDS encoding 2-hydroxyacid dehydrogenase produces MRVLHVDKNHPLLIERFTELGFRNDEDYTSSKQEIEEKIHEYEGLIIRSRFSIDSEFLDKANKLKFIGRLGAGLENIDVRHAEANGIFLAAAPEGNRNAVGEHTLGMLLSLFNNLNKADREVRSGKWDREGNRGVELQGKTVGIIGYGNMGKAFAKKLKGFDVDEIICYDIKGGVGDENARQVGIMELQHRTDVLSLHVPQTELTIGMINASFIESFRKPFWLVNTARGKCVITEDLVSALKSGKILGAGLDVLEYEKSSFENMFADGKLPEAFQYLVEAENVLLSPHIAGWTVESLEKLAQTVVDKIKEEFY; encoded by the coding sequence ATGAGAGTACTTCACGTTGACAAAAACCACCCGCTTCTCATCGAGCGGTTTACCGAACTCGGCTTCCGGAACGATGAGGATTATACCTCGTCGAAACAAGAAATCGAAGAAAAAATCCATGAATACGAAGGACTGATCATTCGAAGCCGTTTCAGCATCGACAGCGAATTCTTGGACAAGGCGAACAAACTGAAATTTATCGGACGGTTGGGAGCGGGGCTTGAAAATATTGACGTCAGGCATGCCGAGGCCAATGGTATTTTCTTGGCCGCAGCACCAGAAGGCAACCGCAATGCGGTGGGCGAACACACCCTAGGCATGCTGCTATCGCTTTTCAACAACCTCAACAAGGCCGATCGGGAAGTCCGTTCCGGAAAATGGGACCGTGAGGGCAATCGAGGGGTCGAACTCCAAGGAAAGACGGTCGGCATCATCGGCTACGGGAATATGGGCAAGGCCTTCGCTAAAAAACTCAAGGGTTTTGACGTTGACGAGATTATCTGTTATGATATTAAAGGAGGCGTGGGTGACGAAAACGCCCGTCAGGTCGGGATAATGGAACTACAACATCGTACCGATGTATTGAGCCTTCACGTTCCGCAAACCGAACTCACTATCGGGATGATAAACGCATCGTTTATCGAGTCGTTCCGAAAGCCCTTTTGGCTTGTGAATACGGCCCGGGGAAAGTGTGTGATCACCGAAGATTTGGTTAGTGCCCTAAAATCAGGCAAAATTCTCGGCGCCGGCTTGGATGTGCTGGAATATGAAAAATCGTCCTTTGAAAATATGTTTGCCGACGGAAAGCTACCTGAAGCCTTTCAATATCTTGTTGAAGCAGAAAACGTATTACTTTCTCCGCACATCGCAGGTTGGACGGTCGAGAGTCTTGAGAAGCTCGCTCAAACGGTCGTAGATAAAATTAAGGAAGAATTTTACTAA
- a CDS encoding VOC family protein translates to MQLGTFSISLSVKDLEASKQFYQTLGFSVFGGEQEQHWLIMKNGNATIGLFQGMFEKNILTFNPGWDADANPIDSFTDVRQLQKQLREEGIQLTTEADESTTGPASIAFLDPDGNPVLIDQHV, encoded by the coding sequence ATGCAATTAGGTACATTTTCAATTAGCTTAAGCGTCAAAGATCTCGAAGCTTCCAAACAATTTTACCAGACCCTAGGCTTTTCGGTGTTCGGCGGCGAACAGGAACAGCATTGGCTTATCATGAAAAATGGCAATGCGACCATCGGCCTGTTTCAGGGAATGTTCGAAAAGAATATTTTGACCTTTAATCCCGGCTGGGACGCCGATGCCAACCCCATCGATTCGTTTACCGATGTAAGGCAATTGCAAAAACAACTCAGGGAAGAGGGAATCCAACTCACCACCGAGGCCGATGAAAGCACCACCGGTCCCGCAAGTATCGCCTTTTTGGATCCTGACGGTAACCCGGTGCTGATCGATCAACACGTTTGA
- a CDS encoding DUF1801 domain-containing protein: MKYKAETPEEYIGQLPEDRQKVVSKLRKTILNNLPEGFEEQMSYGMLGYVVPHSVYPDGYHCDPKLPLPFMNLASQKNHVSVYHSGVYADPGLYEWFMTEYPKHCQSKLDMGKSCIRFKNMESIPYTLIGELAAKMTVANWVSIYEKNIKKN, encoded by the coding sequence ATGAAATACAAAGCGGAAACGCCGGAAGAATACATTGGGCAACTGCCCGAAGACCGGCAAAAGGTCGTTTCAAAACTGAGGAAAACCATCCTAAATAACCTTCCCGAGGGTTTTGAGGAACAAATGAGCTATGGCATGCTCGGCTATGTGGTACCACACTCCGTTTATCCAGATGGATACCATTGCGACCCGAAACTGCCGCTTCCGTTCATGAACCTGGCCTCGCAGAAGAACCATGTGTCCGTCTACCACTCGGGTGTTTACGCGGACCCCGGACTTTACGAGTGGTTCATGACCGAATATCCAAAGCATTGTCAAAGCAAATTGGACATGGGCAAGAGCTGTATCCGGTTTAAAAATATGGAAAGCATTCCTTACACACTGATCGGGGAACTGGCGGCCAAAATGACCGTAGCGAATTGGGTGTCGATCTACGAGAAAAACATCAAGAAAAACTAA
- a CDS encoding TM2 domain-containing protein, with amino-acid sequence MTDDSKKFGEDSKGSFDKDNKKSSEFGKKDKDSTKNFADDTKKTANEFSEGAKKTANEFSEGAREAFAGGAKENKKILAGILAIILGSLGIHKFILGYQKEGIILLVATIIGYATMCIGVGAFIVMATGLVGLIEGIIYLTKTDDEFYTTYQVGKKPWF; translated from the coding sequence ATGACAGACGATAGTAAAAAATTCGGTGAAGATTCAAAAGGTAGTTTCGACAAGGATAACAAGAAGTCAAGCGAATTTGGTAAAAAAGACAAAGATTCGACCAAAAATTTTGCCGATGACACCAAAAAGACGGCCAACGAATTTAGCGAAGGTGCCAAGAAAACGGCCAATGAGTTCAGTGAAGGGGCTAGAGAGGCATTTGCAGGCGGTGCTAAAGAAAACAAGAAGATATTGGCCGGAATTTTGGCCATTATTCTTGGTTCGTTAGGTATCCACAAATTTATTTTGGGATATCAAAAAGAAGGTATTATTCTACTCGTCGCCACAATAATCGGATATGCCACCATGTGCATCGGAGTGGGGGCCTTTATCGTTATGGCGACAGGCTTAGTCGGGCTGATCGAAGGTATCATCTACCTGACCAAAACCGATGATGAGTTTTATACTACGTACCAGGTGGGAAAAAAGCCTTGGTTCTGA
- a CDS encoding lysophospholipid acyltransferase family protein, with product MGLVTAKEVTKVTNLDKLGVLGTFLAWSVLRVTKISKIGKWYEKVRHLEIMDFLDAALDHYDIDYDIPVEDLKRLPKDGPYITISNHPLGGMDGIILLKIMLRRRPDFKIMANFLLQRFEPLTSHIFPVNPFEDRKEAKSSLAGFKNGMKHLREGHPLGIFPAGEVSTHKDGKLVIDKPWDEAAIKLIRKAEVPVVPIYFHARNSKLFYRLARISDILRTAKLPSEVYSQRYRPIKVRIGQPISVAMQNEHCGLQEYTELLRRKTYILANAYEKERLIAQLPTTIKLPKHPRKIAKAVRKELIEAEVGKLVEKDRRMVQSKNYEVFLAPAKEIPFALQEIGRQREITFREIGEGTNNSSDIDKFDAYYHHMFLWDNEAKVIAGAYRMGLGSEIFKKYGIDGFYLQDLFRFEPELFDMMQQSIEMGRAYIMKAYQQKPMPLFLLWKGIVHTTLRHPEHKYLIGGVSISNQFSNFSKSLMIEFMKSNYWDPYVAQYVRPKKEFKVKLKDADKEFVFDETQADLNKFDRMIDEVEPGNLRLPVLIKKYIKQNAKVVAFNVDPLFNNAVDGLMYIKISDLPESTVKPVMEEFQAELERKFMEARENGENPSQDKG from the coding sequence ATGGGTCTAGTGACCGCAAAGGAGGTGACCAAGGTCACAAATCTTGACAAGTTGGGCGTTTTGGGCACCTTTCTTGCGTGGTCGGTGTTACGGGTAACCAAAATCTCCAAAATAGGCAAATGGTACGAGAAGGTGCGTCACCTTGAAATCATGGACTTTCTCGACGCCGCCCTAGATCACTACGACATCGATTACGACATTCCCGTTGAAGATCTGAAACGACTTCCGAAAGACGGTCCGTATATCACGATAAGCAACCATCCGTTGGGAGGTATGGACGGCATCATCCTACTTAAAATTATGCTTCGTCGCCGACCTGATTTCAAAATCATGGCGAACTTTCTTCTGCAGCGTTTTGAGCCATTGACCTCCCATATCTTCCCCGTAAATCCGTTCGAAGACCGCAAAGAGGCCAAAAGCAGCCTGGCGGGCTTTAAGAATGGCATGAAACATTTACGGGAAGGTCATCCCCTGGGAATTTTTCCTGCAGGGGAAGTCTCGACCCATAAAGATGGAAAATTAGTGATCGATAAGCCGTGGGATGAAGCGGCCATAAAACTTATTCGAAAGGCCGAAGTGCCAGTAGTGCCGATCTATTTTCACGCAAGGAACAGCAAACTGTTCTATCGTCTGGCGCGGATAAGCGACATCCTCAGAACCGCCAAACTTCCGTCGGAGGTCTATTCCCAGCGCTATAGACCTATAAAAGTACGTATCGGACAGCCCATTTCGGTCGCTATGCAAAACGAGCATTGCGGTTTGCAGGAGTACACGGAACTATTGCGCCGGAAAACCTACATCCTCGCCAATGCGTACGAAAAGGAACGTCTGATAGCACAATTGCCCACCACCATAAAATTACCTAAGCATCCCCGGAAAATAGCCAAGGCGGTTCGCAAGGAACTGATAGAAGCAGAGGTCGGCAAACTGGTCGAGAAAGATCGGCGCATGGTACAGAGCAAGAATTATGAGGTCTTCTTGGCTCCCGCCAAGGAAATACCCTTTGCGCTACAGGAAATCGGAAGGCAGCGTGAAATCACCTTCAGGGAAATCGGCGAGGGCACCAACAACTCGAGCGATATCGACAAATTCGATGCGTATTATCATCACATGTTTCTGTGGGATAACGAGGCCAAGGTCATCGCAGGGGCCTACCGTATGGGCCTAGGATCGGAGATATTCAAAAAATATGGGATAGATGGCTTTTATTTGCAAGATCTCTTCCGCTTTGAGCCCGAACTTTTCGACATGATGCAGCAATCTATCGAGATGGGAAGGGCCTATATCATGAAAGCGTACCAACAGAAGCCGATGCCGCTATTTCTACTGTGGAAGGGTATCGTACATACTACCCTCCGGCATCCCGAACATAAGTATTTGATCGGCGGGGTAAGCATCAGCAACCAGTTTTCGAACTTCTCCAAGTCGTTGATGATCGAATTTATGAAAAGCAATTACTGGGATCCCTATGTAGCACAGTACGTCCGACCGAAAAAGGAGTTCAAGGTAAAGCTGAAGGATGCGGACAAGGAATTTGTCTTTGATGAGACCCAGGCGGACCTAAATAAGTTCGACCGGATGATCGATGAGGTGGAGCCGGGCAACCTACGCTTACCGGTATTGATAAAAAAATATATCAAGCAAAATGCCAAAGTAGTCGCTTTTAACGTGGACCCCCTCTTTAACAATGCAGTCGACGGCCTGATGTACATCAAGATTTCCGACTTGCCCGAAAGTACGGTAAAACCGGTGATGGAGGAGTTTCAGGCCGAGCTGGAACGGAAGTTTATGGAAGCACGCGAGAACGGCGAGAATCCTTCACAGGACAAGGGTTGA
- a CDS encoding aspartate kinase: MRIFKFGGASVKDADGVRNVVEVLRETGYDNTLLVVSAMGKSTNAMEAVVNTYFEDKTKLSAVLLEVMDYHNAILSGLFGNQNHPIFEKVKALYTEVQGFLAWNKSPKYNFVYDQVVGYGELVSTTIVSAYLNEVGITNHWLDVRDFIKTDDRYRDVSVDWEMTQERVSHGVDTKKLNITQGFLGSDENNFTTTLGREGSDYTAAILAYCLNADSVTIWKDVPGVLNADPRYFNETLLLNKISYREAIELAFYGASVIHPKTLQPLQQKEIPLHVKSFLAPKGAGTTVGKCMGIEPKVPCFILKQNQVLMKLSSLDFSFIVEDSISALFKLFHEHKMKVDLIQSSAISFSVCVDNRFGRLNELLQHLQHRFKVACQENVSLYTIRHFDEKAIASLQNGHEVLLEQRGKNTLQLVVK, from the coding sequence ATGAGGATTTTTAAGTTCGGCGGGGCCTCGGTCAAAGATGCCGATGGAGTGAGAAACGTAGTGGAGGTGCTTCGGGAAACGGGCTATGACAATACGCTGCTGGTGGTGTCGGCCATGGGTAAATCTACCAACGCCATGGAGGCCGTCGTAAACACATATTTTGAGGATAAGACAAAGCTATCTGCCGTACTGCTGGAAGTCATGGACTATCACAATGCCATCTTATCGGGGCTTTTCGGGAATCAAAACCATCCTATCTTTGAGAAAGTAAAGGCGCTCTATACCGAGGTGCAGGGCTTTTTGGCCTGGAACAAATCTCCCAAATACAATTTCGTCTATGATCAGGTCGTCGGCTACGGCGAATTGGTGTCCACTACGATCGTCAGTGCCTATCTGAATGAAGTAGGTATCACTAACCACTGGCTCGACGTTCGCGATTTTATTAAGACCGACGATCGTTACCGCGACGTTTCGGTGGACTGGGAAATGACCCAAGAGCGGGTATCACATGGTGTCGACACCAAGAAGTTGAACATCACCCAAGGTTTTCTGGGGAGCGATGAAAATAATTTTACGACTACCTTGGGCCGGGAGGGTTCTGACTACACCGCCGCCATCCTTGCCTATTGCCTAAATGCCGATTCCGTGACTATCTGGAAGGATGTACCGGGAGTGCTGAACGCCGACCCTAGATATTTCAATGAAACCTTACTGCTCAACAAAATATCGTATCGCGAGGCTATCGAACTTGCTTTCTATGGGGCTTCGGTCATACATCCGAAGACCCTGCAACCCCTACAGCAAAAAGAAATTCCGCTGCACGTAAAATCCTTTTTAGCTCCGAAAGGGGCCGGTACGACCGTAGGCAAATGCATGGGGATAGAACCCAAGGTACCCTGTTTTATCCTAAAGCAAAATCAGGTATTGATGAAGCTGTCCTCCCTTGATTTTTCGTTTATCGTCGAAGATAGTATCAGTGCCCTTTTTAAATTGTTCCACGAGCATAAGATGAAGGTCGACCTCATTCAAAGCTCTGCCATTAGCTTTTCCGTTTGCGTTGATAACCGTTTCGGTCGGTTAAATGAACTTCTGCAGCATTTGCAACACCGGTTTAAAGTGGCATGTCAAGAAAATGTGTCGCTGTACACCATTCGTCATTTTGATGAAAAGGCCATCGCATCCCTACAGAACGGACACGAGGTGCTGCTTGAACAGCGTGGAAAAAACACCTTGCAACTCGTCGTAAAATGA
- a CDS encoding GNAT family N-acetyltransferase: MEFTIRAAKEGDMPQVLNLIQELAIYEKEGDSVEITADDLIKDGFGENKRFHCFVGETDGKVVGMAMVYTRYSTWKGTTLHLEDFVVTEPMRGSGLGSALMAETVKYGRDMGAKRISWEVLDWNEPAIRFYEGIGADVMRHWHVVQLDEESIAKFLKNKG; encoded by the coding sequence ATGGAATTTACTATACGCGCTGCAAAGGAAGGGGATATGCCCCAAGTTTTAAATCTAATCCAAGAATTGGCCATTTATGAAAAGGAAGGCGATTCGGTCGAAATAACCGCGGACGACTTGATCAAGGACGGTTTCGGCGAAAATAAACGCTTTCACTGCTTCGTTGGGGAAACGGACGGTAAGGTCGTCGGGATGGCCATGGTGTATACCCGATACTCTACCTGGAAAGGTACGACCTTACATTTAGAGGACTTTGTGGTCACCGAACCCATGCGGGGCAGTGGATTGGGCAGCGCGCTAATGGCGGAGACGGTCAAGTATGGAAGGGATATGGGGGCAAAGCGTATCAGCTGGGAGGTTCTGGATTGGAACGAACCTGCCATACGCTTTTATGAAGGCATTGGCGCCGATGTCATGCGCCATTGGCACGTCGTACAACTTGATGAAGAGAGTATCGCAAAATTCCTGAAGAACAAAGGATAG
- the fbp gene encoding class 1 fructose-bisphosphatase: MSQKKNFTLGEFIIENQSAFPYSTGELSKLINAIRLAAKVVNHEVNKAGLVDIIGEIGETNIQGEEQKKLDVFANEKFIQALINREIVCGIASEEAEDFISINSNDERNQNKYIVLIDPLDGSSNIDVNVSVGTIFSVYRRITPVGTPVTLKDFLQPGKNQVAAGYIVYGTSTMLVYTTGHGVNGFTLNPAIGTFYLSHPEMQFPETGNIYTVNEGNYIHFHQGVKDYIKYCQKEEEDRPYTSRYIGSLVSDFHRNMIKGGIYMYPKSSITEEGKLRLLYECNPMAFIAEQANGLAISGGSRILDVVPTELHQRIPFFSGSRKMVEKLKEFLDRYE, from the coding sequence ATGTCCCAAAAGAAGAATTTTACCCTCGGCGAATTTATCATCGAAAACCAGAGTGCCTTTCCCTACTCCACCGGGGAGCTTTCCAAACTGATCAATGCCATTCGCCTGGCTGCAAAGGTCGTAAACCATGAGGTCAACAAAGCGGGATTGGTCGATATTATCGGCGAGATCGGCGAAACCAACATTCAGGGCGAGGAACAGAAAAAGTTGGATGTATTCGCCAATGAAAAGTTCATTCAAGCCCTTATCAATCGCGAAATAGTATGCGGTATCGCCTCCGAAGAGGCAGAAGACTTTATCAGTATAAACAGCAATGACGAACGCAACCAAAACAAATACATCGTTTTAATCGACCCTCTCGACGGATCCTCGAATATCGATGTCAACGTATCCGTCGGCACTATTTTCTCCGTATATCGACGGATTACCCCCGTAGGCACGCCCGTCACCCTAAAAGATTTTCTTCAGCCGGGGAAAAATCAGGTAGCGGCCGGCTATATTGTCTATGGCACCTCGACCATGTTGGTCTATACCACCGGCCACGGCGTCAATGGCTTTACGCTCAACCCTGCCATTGGTACGTTTTATCTATCGCATCCCGAAATGCAGTTTCCTGAAACCGGCAACATCTATACGGTAAACGAGGGTAACTATATCCATTTTCACCAAGGCGTAAAAGATTATATCAAATATTGTCAAAAAGAGGAAGAAGACCGCCCCTACACCTCGAGGTACATCGGTTCGCTGGTCTCCGATTTCCATCGGAACATGATCAAAGGGGGTATCTATATGTACCCTAAGAGCAGTATTACCGAAGAGGGAAAACTTCGCCTGCTCTACGAATGCAATCCCATGGCCTTTATCGCGGAGCAGGCCAACGGACTCGCCATCTCAGGCGGAAGCCGAATTCTGGATGTAGTACCGACGGAACTGCACCAAAGGATACCCTTCTTTTCCGGTAGCCGGAAAATGGTGGAGAAATTAAAGGAATTTTTGGACCGATACGAATAA
- a CDS encoding TerB family tellurite resistance protein, which translates to MGIVDLYTSGEHRRNLAHFAALATLASVDGELSAEEKRLLDSFADKLDITRSEYEQVMRKENKYPIDSPNSSEKRLERLYDLFRIIFSDHTIDDLEMDLLKRYAIGLGFSGDNADQIIDRSVEIFTGRIDFEDYLYLLKR; encoded by the coding sequence ATGGGGATCGTAGATTTATATACCAGCGGCGAACACCGGAGAAATCTAGCGCATTTCGCCGCACTGGCGACCTTGGCTTCGGTCGATGGGGAGCTCAGCGCGGAGGAAAAGAGACTGTTGGACAGTTTTGCGGATAAACTGGACATCACCCGCTCGGAATATGAGCAGGTGATGCGCAAGGAGAACAAATATCCGATCGATTCCCCGAACTCCTCCGAGAAACGATTGGAACGGCTTTACGATCTTTTTCGGATTATTTTTTCGGACCATACCATCGATGATCTCGAAATGGACCTGCTCAAACGCTACGCCATCGGACTGGGTTTTTCAGGTGACAATGCCGATCAGATCATCGATCGCTCCGTAGAGATTTTTACGGGGCGGATCGATTTTGAGGATTATCTATACCTGTTGAAACGCTGA
- a CDS encoding ligase-associated DNA damage response exonuclease — protein sequence MKKPLLAFTDKGIYCHAADVYLDPWKPVDKAIISHGHADHSRWGHSKYITHHDNVPIISHRLGEINVTGKNWGETFTINNVKFSLHPAGHIVASSQIRVEHQGEVWVFTGDYKTEDDGISTPYEPVKCDTFITECTFGLPAFKWIPQQEVFKDINAWWAQNRAEKKTSVLFGYSLGKAQRLLKYLDTDIGKIYTHGAIENMTEVLRPLVDFPETTLITKETKKEDLLGNIVLAPPSAHGSPWIRKMVPYVTASASGWMTFRGARRRRAIDKGFVLSDHCDWNGLLESIKGTGAEKIICTHGYSDIFSRYLREQGYDARTEETQYGEEDGETADAKSETIGTN from the coding sequence ATGAAAAAACCGCTGCTCGCGTTCACCGACAAGGGCATCTATTGCCACGCTGCCGATGTATATCTCGACCCATGGAAGCCCGTGGACAAGGCCATCATCTCCCACGGTCACGCCGACCACAGCCGGTGGGGCCATAGCAAATACATTACTCATCACGACAATGTGCCAATCATCTCCCACCGTCTGGGCGAAATCAACGTAACGGGAAAAAATTGGGGAGAGACCTTCACCATCAACAACGTCAAATTCAGCCTGCATCCGGCCGGGCATATCGTCGCCTCTTCCCAAATCAGGGTGGAGCACCAGGGCGAGGTCTGGGTGTTTACGGGGGATTATAAAACGGAGGACGATGGCATTTCAACTCCCTATGAACCCGTGAAGTGCGATACGTTCATCACCGAATGTACCTTCGGACTGCCTGCCTTTAAATGGATACCTCAACAAGAGGTTTTTAAGGATATCAACGCATGGTGGGCCCAAAACCGAGCGGAAAAAAAGACCTCAGTGCTCTTCGGATATTCCTTAGGCAAGGCCCAGCGACTATTGAAGTACCTAGATACCGATATCGGGAAGATCTACACCCATGGGGCCATTGAAAACATGACGGAGGTACTCCGACCTTTGGTGGACTTCCCCGAGACCACGCTCATCACGAAAGAAACCAAAAAAGAGGACCTGTTGGGCAATATCGTCCTTGCTCCTCCCAGTGCCCACGGCAGTCCCTGGATCCGGAAAATGGTGCCCTACGTCACCGCTTCCGCCAGCGGGTGGATGACCTTTAGGGGTGCCCGCCGCCGCCGTGCCATCGACAAGGGCTTTGTCTTGAGCGACCACTGCGATTGGAACGGTCTCTTGGAAAGTATCAAAGGTACCGGCGCGGAGAAGATCATTTGCACCCACGGTTATTCCGATATTTTTTCAAGGTACCTTCGGGAACAAGGGTATGATGCGCGTACAGAAGAAACACAGTACGGGGAAGAGGACGGGGAAACGGCGGATGCCAAGTCGGAAACAATCGGTACAAATTAG